The Gillisia sp. Hel_I_86 genome has a segment encoding these proteins:
- the pepT gene encoding peptidase T: protein MISKKNIINRFISYVTIDTQSDPDSNKTPSTEKQWDLANRLAVELKKIGMEEVEIDENAYIMATLPANVAHEVPVIGFVSHFDTSPDFTGTNVKPQIIEDYDGKDIILNKEQDIILSPDYFDDLLQYKGQTLITTDGTTLLGADDKAGITEIVTAMEYLITNPQIPHGKIRVGFTPDEEIGRGAHKFDVKKFGAEWAYTMDGSQIGELEYENFNAAAAVVKIKGKIVHPGYAKDKMINSMYIAQDFINSLPRLETPEHTEDRQGFFHLTDIDGDVEETTLKYIIRDHDKSHFEARKEMISNLAQEINSQHEREAIRIEIKDQYFNMREKVEPVMHIVDIAEEAMKQLNITPIIKPIRGGTDGSQLSFMGLPCPNIFAGGHNFHGRYEYVPVESMQRATEVIIKIAELTSEKHK, encoded by the coding sequence ATGATTTCAAAAAAAAATATCATCAATAGGTTTATTAGTTACGTAACTATAGATACCCAAAGTGATCCAGACAGCAATAAAACCCCTAGCACAGAAAAGCAATGGGATCTCGCTAATAGGCTTGCCGTAGAGCTTAAAAAAATTGGAATGGAGGAAGTGGAAATAGATGAAAATGCATATATCATGGCGACGCTGCCCGCTAATGTTGCCCATGAGGTTCCTGTAATTGGTTTTGTATCGCACTTTGATACATCTCCAGATTTTACCGGAACAAACGTGAAACCCCAAATAATTGAAGATTATGACGGAAAAGATATTATCTTGAATAAAGAACAAGACATTATCCTATCGCCAGATTATTTTGATGATCTTTTGCAATACAAAGGACAAACCTTGATCACTACAGACGGAACTACCTTACTAGGCGCAGATGACAAAGCAGGAATTACCGAAATAGTAACCGCCATGGAATATTTAATAACTAACCCGCAAATTCCGCATGGAAAGATCCGCGTGGGATTTACACCAGATGAAGAAATAGGAAGAGGCGCCCATAAATTTGACGTTAAAAAATTTGGGGCCGAATGGGCCTACACGATGGATGGTAGCCAAATTGGAGAACTGGAATATGAAAATTTCAATGCTGCAGCAGCTGTTGTGAAAATTAAAGGAAAGATCGTACATCCGGGATATGCCAAGGACAAAATGATAAACAGCATGTATATCGCACAGGATTTCATTAATTCCCTTCCAAGATTGGAGACGCCGGAACATACCGAGGATAGACAAGGTTTTTTCCATTTAACGGATATCGATGGAGATGTAGAAGAAACAACCCTAAAATATATTATTAGGGATCACGATAAAAGCCATTTTGAAGCTAGAAAGGAAATGATTAGCAATCTCGCTCAGGAAATTAATTCCCAACATGAAAGGGAAGCGATACGTATCGAAATTAAAGACCAATATTTTAATATGCGGGAAAAAGTAGAACCTGTAATGCATATTGTGGATATTGCTGAAGAAGCTATGAAGCAACTAAATATCACGCCAATCATAAAACCAATTAGGGGCGGGACAGATGGTTCCCAATTGAGTTTTATGGGATTACCTTGTCCCAATATTTTCGCCGGGGGCCATAATTTCCATGGAAGGTACGAATATGTTCCTGTGGAAAGCATGCAAAGAGCTACAGAAGTAATCATTAAAATTGCAGAACTGACTTCAGAAAAACATAAATAA
- a CDS encoding YdeI/OmpD-associated family protein, translating to MAKIENVGQYIDAHPKWKAQLLKLRQLLLSCNLSETIKWGAPVYTKDSKNLIGIGAFKNHFGLWFFQGALLQKNTKLLVNAQEGKTQAMRQIKFDETSEIHLDILKRYVEETISLHDQGKTAKLTTPKKVEIPNELQQELNANIELNKAFDTLTPGKQKEYSVYIIEAKRKATKQNRIDKIIPLILAGKSLNDKYKNC from the coding sequence ATGGCCAAGATTGAAAATGTAGGGCAATACATAGATGCTCATCCAAAATGGAAAGCTCAATTGCTTAAGCTAAGACAGTTGTTGCTTTCTTGCAACCTATCTGAAACCATAAAATGGGGTGCTCCGGTATACACCAAAGACAGCAAAAACTTGATTGGAATTGGTGCTTTTAAGAATCACTTTGGTTTATGGTTTTTTCAAGGAGCATTGCTTCAAAAAAACACAAAATTATTGGTGAATGCCCAAGAGGGAAAGACCCAAGCGATGAGACAAATTAAGTTTGACGAAACTTCTGAAATCCATTTGGATATTCTAAAACGATATGTGGAAGAAACTATAAGCCTCCACGATCAAGGAAAAACAGCAAAGTTAACCACTCCCAAAAAAGTTGAAATTCCCAATGAACTACAACAGGAATTAAATGCTAATATTGAGCTTAACAAAGCTTTTGATACACTTACCCCAGGGAAACAAAAAGAATACTCCGTATATATTATTGAAGCCAAAAGAAAAGCCACCAAACAAAATAGAATAGATAAAATAATCCCTTTAATTTTAGCGGGAAAAAGTCTTAATGATAAGTACAAAAATTGTTAA
- a CDS encoding hydroxymethylglutaryl-CoA lyase, with amino-acid sequence MDKIKIIECPRDAMQGIKTFIPTGEKIQYIQSLLRCGFDTIDFGSFVSPRAIPQMVDTAEVLSKLDLSATQSKLLAIIANVRGAQDASQHPEIQYLGYPFSISENFQMRNTHKTIDESVETLKQILEIANASNKEVVAYLSMGFGNPYGDPWNVEIVGEWTEKMSNMGVSILSLSDTIGSSTPEIISYLYSNLIPKYPKIEFGAHLHTTPTSWHEKIDAAYTSGCRRFDGAIQGFGGCPMAKDELTGNMPTEKMLSYFNSKKADSNIKMTSFESSYNEATKIFSAYH; translated from the coding sequence ATGGATAAAATAAAGATTATTGAATGTCCCAGAGATGCCATGCAAGGCATTAAAACCTTTATTCCTACTGGGGAGAAAATTCAATATATCCAATCTTTGCTACGATGTGGTTTTGATACCATAGATTTTGGGAGTTTTGTTTCTCCTAGGGCAATTCCGCAAATGGTAGATACAGCCGAGGTTTTATCTAAACTAGATCTCTCTGCAACTCAAAGTAAATTGCTCGCCATTATTGCAAATGTTCGAGGTGCTCAGGATGCTTCTCAACATCCAGAAATACAATATTTGGGATATCCTTTTTCTATTTCCGAAAATTTTCAGATGCGGAATACCCATAAGACCATCGATGAATCTGTAGAAACTTTAAAACAGATATTAGAAATAGCAAATGCTTCCAATAAAGAAGTTGTTGCCTATTTATCCATGGGTTTTGGAAATCCTTATGGTGACCCATGGAATGTGGAGATAGTTGGAGAATGGACTGAAAAGATGTCTAATATGGGGGTGAGCATCTTATCACTTTCCGATACTATTGGGAGTAGTACGCCCGAGATTATTTCATATTTGTATTCTAATCTAATTCCAAAATACCCAAAAATAGAGTTTGGGGCTCATCTACATACAACGCCCACCTCTTGGCATGAAAAAATAGATGCAGCTTATACTTCGGGTTGCAGAAGATTCGATGGAGCCATTCAAGGTTTTGGAGGTTGCCCGATGGCAAAAGATGAATTAACAGGGAATATGCCTACCGAAAAAATGCTTTCTTACTTCAATTCTAAAAAAGCAGATTCCAATATTAAAATGACCAGTTTTGAATCCTCTTATAATGAGGCAACTAAAATCTTCTCAGCTTATCATTAG
- a CDS encoding LysE family translocator has product MLVQLIPFITASILLTLSPGPDIIYVLVQSISNGKKAGIITTLGLVSGILIHTSLVAFGVSAVIKASPILFTLIKIFGALYLFYLAYKVFKSDSSIAIRDVAAKRMGNLFRQGFIMNVLNPKVTVFFLAFFPGFLWEPEGNTILQFYILGILFLLQALLIFGAVALLAGKISHYLLQHKQSGVLLKWIQIVVFIGIGVLILI; this is encoded by the coding sequence GTGTTAGTACAACTTATTCCATTTATAACGGCTTCCATATTATTGACCCTCTCCCCGGGACCAGATATTATTTATGTTTTGGTGCAGAGTATTTCAAACGGGAAAAAGGCTGGAATAATAACAACTTTAGGCTTGGTTTCAGGGATTTTAATTCACACCAGTTTAGTTGCATTTGGAGTTTCAGCAGTTATTAAAGCTTCCCCAATATTGTTCACTTTAATTAAGATATTTGGTGCTTTGTACCTATTTTATCTAGCCTATAAGGTTTTTAAAAGCGATAGCTCCATTGCGATACGTGATGTTGCGGCCAAAAGGATGGGAAATTTATTTCGCCAAGGTTTTATCATGAACGTTTTAAACCCAAAAGTGACTGTTTTCTTTTTAGCTTTCTTTCCTGGCTTTTTATGGGAACCAGAAGGGAATACTATTCTTCAATTTTATATACTTGGCATCTTGTTCCTGCTGCAGGCTTTATTGATCTTTGGAGCAGTTGCCCTTTTAGCAGGGAAGATCTCCCATTATTTATTGCAGCACAAGCAATCGGGGGTTTTGTTGAAATGGATCCAGATTGTTGTTTTCATTGGAATAGGAGTATTGATCTTGATTTAG
- a CDS encoding TonB-dependent receptor has translation MKNFYVMFCLFFVAWAAQAQTQEITGTVIDDQAQPLGGVSVAIEGTNRGTITDFDGKFTIEASMGQTLVFSFVGFDTKKMEIQSAVMNVTMVSGMALGEVMLVGSRNPSRTVVESTVPIDVLDIKELASAVPQVNLNQMLNYVAPSFTSNTQTISDGTDHIDPASLRGLGPDQVLVLVNGKRRHNTSLVNVNGTFGRGSVGTDLNAIPAAAIQRIEVLRDGAAAQYGSDAIAGVINIVLNKNVNELNLTVTTGANFTENANDQTGGVDGETVNVAASYGIPLGENGGFVNFSGDFDYREDYSRMKEWEGEIFKGYNAIENVAFNAGADIASLTDAEIQQYAQNVPYFSEQLKDDINNAPDRATLQSLLNFDVTEDELNARGQERSDYNMRVGQSALRGGRFFANFSLPLDDAGTELYSFAGISSRNGNSAGFYRLPNQNRTYTPIYINGFLPEINSKINDKSIAAGIKGKIGDWDVDFSNTWGRNEFLYLISNTSNASLKQASPTTFDAGGFSFAQNTTNLDISNFYEDMFSGMNVAFGGEYRLENYEIVAGERASYEQYTENGTPITLASQSPSTDFFGRGRPGGSQVFPGFSPKNELSRERSSIAGYFDIEADLTEQFLLTFATRFEDYSDFGSTINFKLSSRYKLTDNINIRGAANTGFRAPSLHQLNFNSTSTIFDNEGNPQEVGTFSNDSRAAKLLGIPQLKEETSRSLSVGFTAQIPDANLSLTVDGYFVAIDDRVVYTGQFQPTPDPGTGTNGVPAVYSGAQLELFNLLRQANATAASFFANAIDTESKGVDLVLTHNATFNNGFRLKSDLAATLSKTKQVGDIKASDLLIRAEKVGTYFPEDSRVYLEEAVPRTKVNLTNSLTAGKFNVFLRNVFFGEVTEATTTIANQQVFGSKIVTDLSLGYKVSEPLTLTVGANNLLDVYPDRAEQDFGNRSDGRFDWSRRAQQFGIGGRFLFARLAFTLK, from the coding sequence ATGAAGAATTTTTACGTAATGTTCTGTTTGTTTTTTGTTGCTTGGGCTGCTCAAGCTCAAACACAAGAAATCACGGGAACTGTTATAGATGACCAAGCACAACCTTTAGGGGGCGTATCTGTTGCTATTGAAGGCACCAATAGAGGAACAATTACAGATTTTGATGGAAAATTTACTATTGAAGCAAGCATGGGGCAAACCTTGGTGTTTTCATTTGTAGGATTTGACACCAAAAAAATGGAGATTCAGAGTGCTGTGATGAATGTAACAATGGTTTCGGGAATGGCTTTAGGTGAAGTAATGCTGGTAGGTTCCCGTAATCCAAGTAGGACCGTTGTGGAATCAACAGTGCCCATTGATGTATTGGATATAAAAGAATTAGCTTCAGCAGTACCACAAGTGAATTTAAATCAGATGCTGAATTATGTAGCACCTTCATTTACATCGAATACCCAAACAATTTCAGATGGAACAGATCATATAGATCCTGCTTCTTTAAGGGGATTGGGACCAGATCAAGTGTTGGTACTTGTAAATGGAAAGAGAAGGCATAACACTTCTCTGGTAAATGTAAATGGAACCTTTGGTAGGGGAAGTGTAGGAACCGATTTAAATGCGATACCTGCGGCTGCTATTCAACGAATAGAGGTTTTAAGGGATGGGGCTGCAGCGCAATATGGGTCTGATGCTATTGCCGGGGTTATAAATATTGTGTTGAATAAAAATGTAAATGAATTGAATCTTACTGTGACTACGGGGGCAAATTTCACTGAAAATGCAAACGACCAAACAGGAGGAGTAGATGGAGAAACAGTAAATGTGGCTGCCAGTTATGGGATTCCATTAGGTGAGAATGGTGGGTTTGTTAATTTCTCCGGGGATTTTGACTATCGTGAAGATTATAGTAGAATGAAGGAATGGGAAGGCGAAATTTTTAAAGGGTACAACGCCATTGAAAATGTTGCATTTAATGCAGGAGCAGATATTGCCAGTTTAACCGATGCTGAAATTCAGCAGTATGCTCAAAACGTGCCTTATTTTAGTGAGCAACTAAAAGATGATATTAATAATGCCCCAGATAGAGCAACTTTACAGTCGTTGTTAAACTTTGATGTTACTGAAGATGAATTAAATGCGCGTGGGCAAGAAAGAAGCGATTATAATATGAGAGTGGGACAATCTGCACTTAGGGGTGGAAGGTTCTTCGCTAATTTTTCATTGCCATTGGACGATGCTGGAACCGAGCTTTATTCTTTTGCGGGAATTAGTTCAAGAAATGGAAATTCTGCAGGATTCTATAGGTTGCCAAACCAAAATAGGACATATACACCTATTTATATCAATGGTTTTTTACCAGAGATCAACTCTAAAATCAATGATAAATCCATTGCAGCAGGGATAAAAGGAAAAATTGGGGACTGGGATGTGGATTTTAGTAATACATGGGGAAGAAATGAATTCTTATATCTTATTTCCAATACCTCGAACGCTTCGCTAAAACAAGCAAGCCCTACTACTTTTGATGCGGGAGGATTTTCTTTTGCTCAAAACACGACCAATTTAGATATTTCTAATTTTTACGAGGATATGTTTTCTGGAATGAATGTCGCTTTTGGTGGAGAGTATAGGCTGGAAAATTATGAAATAGTCGCTGGGGAAAGAGCTTCTTATGAGCAGTATACAGAAAATGGAACTCCTATAACATTAGCTTCTCAGTCGCCTTCAACTGACTTCTTTGGTCGTGGTAGACCAGGAGGTTCACAAGTATTCCCAGGGTTTAGTCCAAAGAACGAATTGTCCAGAGAACGAAGTAGTATTGCTGGTTATTTTGATATTGAAGCAGATCTTACTGAACAATTTTTGTTAACCTTTGCCACTAGATTTGAAGATTATTCAGATTTCGGTTCTACAATTAACTTTAAATTGTCATCAAGATATAAGTTAACAGATAATATTAATATTAGGGGAGCAGCCAATACAGGTTTTAGAGCCCCTTCTTTGCATCAGTTAAATTTTAACTCAACTTCTACAATTTTTGATAATGAAGGAAATCCTCAAGAAGTAGGAACTTTTTCTAACGATAGTCGTGCCGCAAAATTATTAGGGATCCCTCAATTAAAGGAGGAAACATCTAGAAGTTTGAGTGTTGGATTTACTGCACAAATTCCAGATGCAAATCTTTCTTTGACAGTGGATGGTTATTTTGTAGCTATAGATGATAGGGTAGTTTATACGGGGCAATTTCAACCTACACCAGATCCCGGGACTGGCACCAACGGTGTTCCGGCTGTATATTCTGGAGCACAATTAGAACTTTTTAATTTGTTAAGACAAGCAAATGCCACCGCTGCATCATTCTTTGCCAATGCCATAGATACCGAGTCCAAAGGTGTGGACTTGGTCTTAACTCACAATGCAACATTTAACAACGGATTCAGATTGAAATCTGATCTTGCTGCCACTTTATCCAAAACAAAGCAAGTAGGAGATATTAAAGCTTCAGACCTATTAATTAGAGCTGAGAAAGTAGGCACTTATTTTCCAGAAGACAGTAGGGTGTATTTAGAAGAAGCAGTTCCAAGAACAAAAGTGAACCTTACCAATAGCTTAACTGCCGGAAAATTCAATGTTTTTCTAAGAAATGTGTTCTTTGGAGAAGTTACCGAAGCTACCACCACTATTGCCAACCAACAAGTATTTGGTTCTAAGATCGTGACAGATTTGTCCCTAGGATATAAAGTATCTGAACCTCTTACGCTTACAGTAGGAGCAAATAATTTATTGGATGTGTATCCAGATAGGGCAGAACAAGATTTTGGAAATAGAAGCGATGGTCGTTTCGATTGGTCCAGACGGGCACAGCAATTTGGAATTGGAGGACGATTCCTTTTTGCAAGACTTGCATTTACGCTGAAGTAA
- a CDS encoding quinone-dependent dihydroorotate dehydrogenase: MYKSLIRPLLFKFDPEEVHDFTFDALKLLFRAPGISSLLKNKFQMNDPRLERKVFGLSFKNPVGLAAGFDKNAVLYKELDVLGFGFVEIGTVTPKGQPGNDKKRLFRLREDSAIINRMGFNNEGVEAAVKRLKPNKNVLIGGNIGKNKITPNEEAVSDYKICFEALFDHVDYFVVNVSSPNTPNLRALQDKEPLTDLLNTLQKLNETKAKSKPILLKIAPDLTNEQLLDIIDIVAGTGIAGVIATNTTISRESLQSGNRDEMGGLSGKPLKNRATEVIRFLSEKSNKAFPIIGVGGIHSAEDALEKLEAGASLIQLYTGFIYEGPSLIKEINKAVLLASNKK; this comes from the coding sequence ATGTATAAATCCCTGATAAGACCGCTTTTATTCAAATTTGATCCTGAAGAGGTTCATGATTTTACTTTTGATGCGCTTAAACTACTTTTTAGGGCCCCAGGAATTTCGTCTCTTTTGAAAAATAAATTTCAAATGAATGACCCAAGATTGGAGAGAAAAGTATTTGGACTAAGCTTTAAAAATCCGGTTGGACTGGCTGCGGGCTTCGATAAAAATGCGGTTTTATACAAGGAGCTGGATGTATTAGGGTTTGGGTTTGTGGAGATTGGTACTGTTACCCCAAAAGGCCAGCCAGGAAATGATAAAAAACGATTGTTCAGGCTTAGGGAAGATTCAGCTATTATTAATAGGATGGGATTTAATAATGAGGGAGTGGAGGCAGCAGTAAAACGGTTAAAACCCAACAAGAATGTTCTAATTGGAGGGAATATTGGCAAGAATAAAATCACTCCCAACGAAGAAGCGGTTTCAGATTATAAAATATGTTTTGAAGCATTGTTCGATCATGTAGATTATTTTGTGGTTAATGTAAGTTCCCCAAATACGCCAAATTTACGAGCCCTTCAGGATAAAGAACCGCTAACGGATCTTTTGAATACGCTTCAGAAATTAAACGAAACCAAAGCAAAATCGAAACCCATTCTTTTAAAAATAGCTCCAGACCTTACTAATGAGCAATTATTGGACATAATTGATATAGTTGCAGGAACTGGGATTGCAGGGGTAATTGCTACTAATACCACAATTTCAAGGGAAAGCCTTCAGTCTGGGAATAGAGATGAAATGGGAGGCCTAAGTGGAAAGCCATTAAAAAATAGAGCTACGGAAGTGATTCGTTTTCTTTCGGAAAAAAGCAATAAAGCATTTCCAATAATCGGTGTTGGTGGAATTCATTCGGCCGAAGATGCTCTTGAAAAACTGGAAGCAGGAGCTAGTTTAATTCAGCTTTACACAGGGTTTATTTACGAAGGACCTAGTTTGATTAAAGAGATCAATAAAGCTGTTTTATTGGCATCCAACAAAAAATAG
- a CDS encoding DUF4856 domain-containing protein — protein MKRLALIAFTAGLTLTSCSSDDAQLPMENTLVIPQNYTFERGNATTVNFEGQTTRLQMSAEILSSFTDFENATAESLSNMFSNENSPFSSAALNESSKSVKSKVAASSLYFSSNTVESTEIKADFEAFIEEQMTVVKANKDLLAEPGVAGQIAAGSGVRYVNGKGLELNQAFAKGLIGGLVLDQIINNYLTTAVLDEGDNRIKNANGVVEDGTNFTTMEHTWDEAYGYLYGDPSIPSANPNSVLGQSQDKLLFDYLGEVDADPDFAGLATSTFDAFKKGRAAIVAENYEIRDEQVSIISSNLSKVIGVRSVRYLQNAKKAFENNNKGRAFNQLSEGFGFVYSLRFTNNPATNMPYINKAQVDEFKAQLLAGNGFWDVTPQTLDSISEEIATAFGFTVAQAAE, from the coding sequence ATGAAAAGATTAGCTTTAATTGCGTTCACCGCAGGATTAACTTTAACCTCTTGCAGCTCAGACGACGCACAATTACCAATGGAAAACACGCTTGTAATCCCACAAAATTACACTTTTGAAAGAGGGAATGCAACTACCGTAAATTTCGAGGGGCAAACTACCAGACTCCAAATGTCTGCCGAAATTCTGTCTTCTTTCACTGATTTTGAAAATGCCACAGCAGAATCACTTTCCAATATGTTCTCCAATGAAAATTCACCTTTTTCTTCAGCTGCATTAAATGAATCTTCAAAAAGTGTGAAATCTAAAGTAGCAGCATCTAGCTTATATTTTTCATCAAACACAGTAGAAAGCACAGAAATAAAAGCAGACTTTGAAGCATTTATTGAAGAGCAAATGACTGTTGTAAAAGCAAACAAGGATCTATTAGCTGAACCCGGAGTTGCTGGACAAATTGCCGCAGGATCTGGCGTAAGATATGTAAATGGAAAAGGTCTTGAATTAAACCAAGCATTTGCGAAAGGTTTAATTGGAGGGCTTGTGCTGGATCAAATTATAAACAATTATTTAACTACGGCAGTTCTTGATGAAGGGGATAATAGGATAAAGAATGCGAATGGAGTTGTTGAAGATGGAACAAATTTTACCACAATGGAACATACATGGGATGAAGCCTATGGATATCTATATGGCGATCCCTCTATTCCTTCTGCAAATCCTAATTCGGTTTTAGGCCAGAGTCAAGATAAATTACTATTCGATTATTTAGGCGAGGTTGATGCCGATCCAGATTTTGCAGGCTTGGCAACAAGTACTTTTGATGCCTTCAAAAAAGGTAGAGCGGCAATAGTTGCTGAAAATTATGAAATTCGCGATGAGCAAGTAAGTATCATTAGTAGTAACCTTTCTAAGGTTATTGGTGTAAGGTCCGTTAGGTACTTGCAAAATGCAAAAAAAGCTTTTGAAAACAATAATAAAGGTAGGGCATTTAATCAGTTATCTGAAGGTTTTGGATTTGTCTATAGCTTGAGGTTTACTAATAATCCCGCTACTAATATGCCATATATCAATAAAGCACAGGTAGATGAGTTTAAAGCGCAACTTTTAGCCGGAAACGGATTTTGGGATGTAACTCCGCAAACCTTGGATAGCATTTCTGAAGAAATAGCTACTGCATTTGGTTTCACAGTTGCACAGGCTGCAGAATAA